A single region of the Acidobacteriota bacterium genome encodes:
- a CDS encoding ABC transporter ATP-binding protein: MIAINALSKSFGRHRVLDGLDLDAAPGQVTLLVGANGSGKTTTLRVLCGLSRPDGGRVTIGGADIVSARDAALAHLAFLPQSPRFHDRLSVGEILDFYARLRGAGRARVSDVASQWGLDNALAQPTGRLSGGTRQRLALAVLSLPQAPVLVLDEPGLSLDPDWRRFLHAELHAAARRGTTVLVATHLLGEWEGQADRCLVLEQGRVARELPPGRLREVFPFSLPHVVRSNAS; this comes from the coding sequence ATGATCGCCATCAACGCTCTCTCGAAATCGTTCGGTCGCCATCGCGTCCTCGACGGGCTCGATCTCGACGCGGCACCGGGGCAGGTGACATTGCTCGTCGGCGCCAACGGATCCGGCAAGACGACGACGCTGCGCGTACTGTGCGGACTGTCGCGCCCCGACGGCGGGCGCGTGACGATCGGCGGCGCCGACATCGTCTCGGCGCGCGACGCGGCACTGGCGCACCTGGCGTTCCTGCCGCAGTCGCCGCGGTTCCACGATCGCCTCAGCGTCGGCGAGATCCTCGACTTCTATGCGCGGCTGCGCGGCGCCGGGCGGGCGCGGGTGTCAGACGTCGCGTCGCAGTGGGGGCTGGACAATGCGCTGGCGCAGCCGACGGGCCGGCTGTCCGGCGGCACGCGGCAGCGGCTGGCGCTGGCGGTGCTGTCGTTACCCCAGGCCCCTGTCCTCGTCCTCGACGAACCGGGACTGAGCCTGGACCCGGATTGGCGTCGATTTCTCCACGCGGAACTGCACGCGGCGGCGCGGCGGGGAACGACGGTGCTCGTGGCGACGCACCTGCTCGGTGAATGGGAAGGACAGGCAGACAGGTGTCTCGTGCTCGAGCAGGGCCGCGTGGCGCGTGAGCTGCCGCCCGGACGCCTGCGCGAGGTGTTCCCGTTCTCGCTCCCCCATGTCGTTCGTTCGAACGCGAGTTGA
- a CDS encoding Crp/Fnr family transcriptional regulator, with product MAPADALTRSRIFDGLTDAERALWLGQSATRQLARGETLARQGEPARHLVLVESGFLKVLQVTAEGTELIVRFVSPGEPFGGVVLLGAAPYPVTAIATQPTVVRCWTRETVASLVAETPQVSVNVMREMATHMTDALTRVRELTTARVGPRLAHTLLRLMRQCGERTADGVLITQPLTRQELADLTGTTLYTVSRTLTQWQARGLIETRKRLLLVKSQQRLLDLAGSDDE from the coding sequence ATGGCACCGGCTGACGCTCTCACGCGCTCACGGATCTTCGACGGCCTGACCGACGCCGAGCGGGCGCTCTGGCTGGGTCAGTCCGCCACGCGGCAGCTCGCACGCGGAGAGACCCTCGCGCGTCAGGGCGAGCCGGCACGGCATCTCGTACTCGTGGAGTCGGGCTTCCTGAAGGTGCTGCAGGTCACCGCCGAGGGCACCGAGCTCATCGTCCGTTTCGTGAGCCCGGGAGAGCCGTTCGGCGGCGTGGTGCTGCTTGGTGCGGCGCCCTATCCCGTAACGGCAATCGCCACGCAGCCGACCGTCGTGCGGTGCTGGACACGCGAGACGGTCGCATCGCTCGTCGCCGAGACGCCGCAGGTCAGCGTGAACGTCATGCGCGAGATGGCCACGCACATGACCGACGCGCTCACGCGCGTCAGGGAGCTGACAACGGCGCGCGTCGGGCCGCGGCTGGCGCACACGCTGCTGCGCCTCATGCGCCAATGCGGCGAACGCACGGCCGATGGCGTGCTCATCACGCAGCCGCTCACGCGACAGGAGCTCGCGGATCTCACCGGCACCACGCTCTACACCGTGAGTCGCACGCTCACGCAATGGCAGGCACGCGGCCTGATCGAGACGCGCAAGCGGCTCCTGCTCGTGAAGTCACAACAACGGCTCCTCGATCTCGCCGGCAGCGACGACGAGTAG